GGCGATGTCTGGAACTTCCTCGTCGAACGGAAGGGCGTGACCGACGCCTTCTGGCCCGGGCTCTCGCCCGATCCCGCCCCAGCCTTCTGCGACCCCGGCCTGGTGCGCGTGGATCACCTCACCAACAACGTGGGCCCCGCCGAGATGGACGCGCTGGTGGATTTCTACGAGCGCCTCTATGGCTTCGGCGTCACCCGGGAGTTCCACATCCGTGGTGCCCTGGGCACGGGGCTGGATTCCAAGGTGGTGCAGAGCGCCAACAACCAGATCATCATCCCCATCAATCAGCCCACGGACGAGAAGAGCCAGGTGCAGGAGTACGTCAACCGGCACAAGGGCCAGGGCGTCCAGCACATCGCCATGTCCACCAACGACATCTTCCACACCCTCCGCACCCTCCAGGCCCAGGGCCTCAAGTTCCTCCGCGTGCCCGACACCTACTACGAACTGCTGCCCGGCCGCATCGCCAAGGGTGGCTACACCGTGCGCGAAGACCTCGACCAGGTGAAGGAGATCGGCGTCCAGATCGACGGCGATGAAACCGGCTACCTGCTGCAGATCTTCACGGAGGATCAGATCGGGCCGCTGTTCTTCGAGATCATCCAGCGGAGGGGGAACATGGGCTTTGGCGAGGGCAACTTCCAGGCCCTGTACGACTCCATTGAGTTGGATCAGAAGAAGCGCGGCGTTCTCTAACGCGCCCATGCTCCCCACGGCCGGGGCCCCTGCCCCTGCCTACCCTGCTCGGGAAGGAGGCTGCACCGCAGCCTCCTTCTTGTCCTCGCGACATGGGCTTTGGCGAGGGCAACCTCTTCGCCCTCCGGGCTCAGACTTCTCCTGGAATGGATACAGCCGCCCGATTCCTCCGTGCTCCTGGTAGGGCTTGTTCACCACCCATCGTCGTTCTCCAGGCCCTGTACGACTCCATTGAGTTGGATCAGAAGAAGCGCGGCGTTCTCTAGGCCCGAAACATCGTCGGCGTCCAGGGGCGCAGCGCTGTGAACACGGTGAGGGTACCCACCACCTCCGGGTCGGCCAGGAGGTCTTCCCGAGACAGGCGGTTGAGGTTCTGGATGAAGCGCTTTTCCATGAGCAGGGCCACCTTTTTGGAACGTTCGGAGAGCACCAGGGACAGAAAGTGGCTGGACTCTCCTGGGCCGTTGAATGGGGCGTCCAGAAAATCCGCTCGCAGGGCTGGACCGTAGCGTTTTGCCAGAGGTCCACCCGATAACCACTGGTAGCGCCGCTCCGCCAGCACCTGCGGGCCGTTCGGCGTGAAACGCGCCAGGCCCAGCCGCACCAGTTGATTCAACAGGAGGTCCACCCGCTCTGCCTCCGGTCCTGAAAGAGACCCGTCCTGGAAGGTCAGGCCTTTGAGGAGCCCGGAAAAGACGCCGAACAGCTCGGTGTCCTTGGCCAGGGCCGCCTCCTGCTCCCAGCTAAGCACGGCCCGAGGCACCTCCACGCCCACGGTCGCCTCGCGCAACACTTCCGCCGGGGTGACGCCCAGCGCCTGGCAGAGCTCATCCACCCGCTGCAACGTGAGGGCTGTATGGCCCGAGAGCAGACGCTTCAAGGTGGCCTCGCTGAGGCCCAGGCGCTGGGCCACCTCCTTGTAGGTGAGCCGCTGCCGCCGCAGCAGAGCCCGCAGGTTGTCCCGAACCTTGGACGCCGTGGCCATGCCCCCTCCTGTAGATCATTTTCTGCTATTCAGTATCATTTTTTGATCCTTCCTCGAGGAGCCCCCTGAAGGCAGGCCCCGTCTGGATTATTCATGGAACCCCGGGCCGAGCCCCGTCCCCCATGGAGATATCCCATGCCCACCCGCTCCCCCCTTCCCCTCCTCTGCCTGGCGACGGTTCTGTCTGCCCAGGCCCCCTCGACCACCACCGAGGCCATGGCCAAGCTCTCATTCATGCGCGGCACCTGGGTGGGCGAGGCCTCCGGGGTTGCCATGGATGGCAGCCGCTACAAGGTCACCCAGACCGAGCGCATGGGCCCCCTGCTGGGCGGCGACATCATCCTCGTCGAGGGCCGCGGCTATAAAGCGGATGGCAGCACCGGCTTCAATGCTTTCGGCGTGGTGTCCTACAGTGCGCAGACGAAAACCTACGAGTTCCGCTCCTACGCCATGGGCTATGCCGGCACCTTCACCCTCACCCCCACCGCCGGGGGCTACACCTGGGACATCCCCATCGGCCCTGGGGTGATCCGCTACACCGCCACGGTGAAAGACGGAGTCTGGCATGAGGTAGGCGACCGCATCTTCCCAGGAGCCGCGCCAGTCCGCACCTTCGAGATGACTCTCAAGCGCACGGGGGATACGGATTGGCCGGGGGCGAATCCGGTGGCCTTCACCGCCAAGTGATTCCGGACCAACAGCGGGGCGCTCCAATAGAACCTGCATAGGCCCCGCCTCATCCCTGCGGTAAGGTGGTTCCATGCACGTCCAGCCCATCCGCCAGCGGGGGTTCACCCTCATCGAGCTCATCGTGGTCATGACCATCCTGGCCTTGCTGGCCACGGTGGGATTGGCTGGGTACCGCCATAAGACGCTGGTGGCCCGGGAATCGGTGCTGCGGGAGAATATCTTCCAGCTGAACCATGCCCTGGAGCAGTACCGGGCGGACCGGGGCAAGTACCCCTCCAGCCTCAACGCCCTGCGCGAACTGGGCTACCTGCGGGACATGCCCTGGGATCCCATGACGCGGTCCCGCGATACCTGGCAGACCGAACTGGAGCCACCGGATCCCGAAAACCCTGATGCAGAACTGGGAATCTGGCGCGTCCGCAGTGGTTCTGCGGATAAGAGCGAGGACGGCATCCCCTACAACGAGTGGTAGAACCCCCCTCCCGCCTTCAGGAAGCCATGAGTCCGCGTTCGCTGCACCGCCTCGATCAAATCACCCAGATCCTTCTTCTCCTGTGGGCGGGCGCCGCCCTGGGCTTCGGCGTGTTCTCCGCCCCCGTCTTCTTCCGGGAACTGCCCAGCCGCGATGTGGCCGGACGCATCGCCGGACTCATCATCGGGCGCCTGGACTGGGCGGCCTGGGCGGTCTTCGCGCTGGCCGGACTCAGCTGGGTCGGCCGCTGGATGGCTGAGGTGAAGGAGGATGTCATCGGCCCCCTTCGCCTCTGGAGTTCCGCCCTGCTGGTGGCCCTGCTCATGTGCCTGGCCAGCAGCTTCGTCATCACGCCCAAGATCCAGGCCATCCGTGCCCGCATCGATGCACCCATCGAGAGTCTGGCGCCGGATCACACGGATCGCGTGGCCTACAACAAGGCCCACGGCACCAGCCGGAACCTCTTCTTCCTGCGCATCCTGCTGGCGGTGGGCCTGGCGGCCACGGTAGGTCTGCTGCCCCTGAAGAACGAGGATCAGGCGCCTGTGGCCTGAACCTTGTCTCCGTCCTTCAGGCCGAAGGGCGGGTTGAGCACCACGGTATCGCCAGGCTGCAGGCCGCCCAGCACGCGGATGCGCTGATCCTCTTCCTCGCCCAGCTGCAGCACCTGAAAGCGAACTCGGCCATCAGCTTGAACCACGGCAGCCAGGGACTTGCCGTCCCTCAGCACCACGGCCTCCGTGGGCACGGCGAAGCGGCTGGAGGCCTTCACCTTCAGACTCACCTGCACGAACCCGCCCGCCAGGAAGGCCCCATCCCGGTTGTCCAGATCGGCCTCCGCCAGCAGGGTTCGGGTACGGGGATCCAGGGCCCCGGCCACGCGGCTCACCGTCACGGGACGGACCAGCTCCGGCCGCTCCGCGGGCCGCACGTCCACCAGGGTGCCCGGCTTCACCAGAGAGGCCACGGAGGCATCCAGATAGAAGGTCACCCGCAGCCGATCCACCTGGGCCAGGGTGACCAGGGGCTGGGCCGAACTGGTGGTGCCCCCGTTCTGCACCAGGGCGCCTGGATCGGCGAAGCGCTGAGTCACCACCCCGCTGAAGGGGGCCCTCACCACCTGGTAGCCCTTGAGGGTGGTCTGGGAGGCCAGCTTTTCCGCCGCCACCTTGGCATCAGCCTCGGCCTGTTCCACATCCCGGGGGCTCAGGAGACCGTCCTTCCCCAGGGCCCGGCTGCGTTCCGCGTTGCGCCGCTTGTTGTCCGCATCAGCCTGGAGGGCCTGGGTGTCGCGGTCCGTTTCGGGAGACTCCACCACGGCCACCACCTGGCCCGCACTCACGGCTGAGCCCTTGTCCACGGGGATGCTGCGCAGGAAGCCGCTCACCTTGGCGTAGAGGGTGGTGCTGGCGAAGGGCAGCGCCTCGCCCTGGAGGCTGAGGTTCCGGTCAGAGGATTGGGCGCCCAGCCGGAGGACGCGCACCCGCGGGCCCGCCTCCACCTCGGCCTTGCGCTGACGGGTCTCCTCCTTCAGGCCGGATTGCTTGGACCATAGGATGACGCCCAGGCCCAGGGCCGCTGCGGCCACCGTGAGGAGGCCCCCCAGCTTGAAGGTCGGGGATTCCGGTCGCTCGCTCATGCTTCACTTCCTTCCTGTTCCCTTTGGAACTTGCTCTCCAGCAGATGCGCCGTGGGCGGCTTCT
This sequence is a window from Geothrix sp. PMB-07. Protein-coding genes within it:
- the hppD gene encoding 4-hydroxyphenylpyruvate dioxygenase, with amino-acid sequence MSTPSFALSAPTEAKAASNPMGLSRIDHFQLTGSIARLEPLYRNLGFARVASGQQSWGRLVHLRQQRMDILIFEADATHPAGRYFQAHGEGVCALNFLVEDLDAALAHARSNRARIMLEPESHTLGEGTLRFAAIQGVGDVWNFLVERKGVTDAFWPGLSPDPAPAFCDPGLVRVDHLTNNVGPAEMDALVDFYERLYGFGVTREFHIRGALGTGLDSKVVQSANNQIIIPINQPTDEKSQVQEYVNRHKGQGVQHIAMSTNDIFHTLRTLQAQGLKFLRVPDTYYELLPGRIAKGGYTVREDLDQVKEIGVQIDGDETGYLLQIFTEDQIGPLFFEIIQRRGNMGFGEGNFQALYDSIELDQKKRGVL
- a CDS encoding helix-turn-helix transcriptional regulator, which encodes MATASKVRDNLRALLRRQRLTYKEVAQRLGLSEATLKRLLSGHTALTLQRVDELCQALGVTPAEVLREATVGVEVPRAVLSWEQEAALAKDTELFGVFSGLLKGLTFQDGSLSGPEAERVDLLLNQLVRLGLARFTPNGPQVLAERRYQWLSGGPLAKRYGPALRADFLDAPFNGPGESSHFLSLVLSERSKKVALLMEKRFIQNLNRLSREDLLADPEVVGTLTVFTALRPWTPTMFRA
- a CDS encoding type II secretion system protein, which translates into the protein MHVQPIRQRGFTLIELIVVMTILALLATVGLAGYRHKTLVARESVLRENIFQLNHALEQYRADRGKYPSSLNALRELGYLRDMPWDPMTRSRDTWQTELEPPDPENPDAELGIWRVRSGSADKSEDGIPYNEW
- a CDS encoding DUF4149 domain-containing protein, which codes for MSPRSLHRLDQITQILLLLWAGAALGFGVFSAPVFFRELPSRDVAGRIAGLIIGRLDWAAWAVFALAGLSWVGRWMAEVKEDVIGPLRLWSSALLVALLMCLASSFVITPKIQAIRARIDAPIESLAPDHTDRVAYNKAHGTSRNLFFLRILLAVGLAATVGLLPLKNEDQAPVA
- a CDS encoding efflux RND transporter periplasmic adaptor subunit translates to MSERPESPTFKLGGLLTVAAAALGLGVILWSKQSGLKEETRQRKAEVEAGPRVRVLRLGAQSSDRNLSLQGEALPFASTTLYAKVSGFLRSIPVDKGSAVSAGQVVAVVESPETDRDTQALQADADNKRRNAERSRALGKDGLLSPRDVEQAEADAKVAAEKLASQTTLKGYQVVRAPFSGVVTQRFADPGALVQNGGTTSSAQPLVTLAQVDRLRVTFYLDASVASLVKPGTLVDVRPAERPELVRPVTVSRVAGALDPRTRTLLAEADLDNRDGAFLAGGFVQVSLKVKASSRFAVPTEAVVLRDGKSLAAVVQADGRVRFQVLQLGEEEDQRIRVLGGLQPGDTVVLNPPFGLKDGDKVQATGA